A genomic stretch from Telmatocola sphagniphila includes:
- the pyrH gene encoding UMP kinase yields the protein MSETPDSLRPKYKRVILKMSGEAFGQSGKTGISIDETLEIARQVKLVVDRGVQLAIVVGGGNLLRGAQFSAGGEAIREATAHYMGMLATVMNGLAFQDALELHKVETRLMTAIRMESVAEPFVRRRALRHLEKGRVVILSGGTSNPFVTTDTAAALRGRELEADILMKATRVDGVYSADPEKNPHAVRYEKLTYQQVVRENLRVMDMSAIDHCMEAKLPILVFDYKKVGNIERAMAGHPIGTLVTDSLK from the coding sequence ATGAGCGAAACTCCCGATTCGTTGCGCCCCAAGTATAAACGCGTAATCCTGAAGATGTCGGGCGAGGCGTTTGGCCAGAGCGGCAAAACGGGTATCAGCATCGACGAAACGCTCGAAATCGCCCGCCAAGTCAAACTGGTTGTGGATCGCGGCGTCCAACTGGCGATTGTTGTAGGCGGCGGTAATCTTCTCCGCGGAGCTCAATTTTCCGCGGGCGGAGAAGCCATTCGCGAAGCCACAGCACATTACATGGGGATGTTGGCCACCGTCATGAATGGTCTTGCCTTCCAGGATGCTCTGGAGCTTCACAAAGTCGAAACCCGGCTCATGACCGCCATCCGCATGGAATCGGTGGCCGAACCTTTTGTACGTCGACGGGCACTTCGGCACCTGGAAAAAGGACGCGTGGTCATTCTTTCGGGGGGAACCAGCAACCCGTTCGTGACAACCGATACCGCGGCGGCTCTGCGAGGGCGGGAACTCGAAGCCGACATTCTGATGAAGGCTACCCGTGTCGACGGGGTTTACAGTGCCGATCCTGAAAAGAATCCGCACGCCGTGCGCTACGAAAAACTGACTTACCAGCAGGTGGTTCGCGAAAATCTTCGCGTCATGGATATGTCGGCGATCGATCACTGCATGGAAGCCAAGCTTCCGATTCTGGTGTTCGATTATAAGAAGGTAGGTAATATCGAGCGGGCCATGGCCGGGCACCCGATAGGCACGCTCGTGACGGATAGTCTCAAATAG
- a CDS encoding TIGR03067 domain-containing protein, whose translation MRTAMTFGTLVLCSLMGTASAQKADKFDPYLMIGDWKITEGTKMGEKSEEKALLGKIVISKDLIQIFGTDNSKAEHEMSYKLDTKTMPVTITLTGKEGPAKDTTTEGIVEVSSDTLKLCYAFPGEKKPSEFGSKKDSKNFYFILKKQKDKK comes from the coding sequence ATGCGAACCGCGATGACCTTCGGCACCTTAGTTCTATGCAGTCTCATGGGAACGGCGTCCGCTCAAAAAGCCGACAAGTTCGATCCCTATCTGATGATCGGAGATTGGAAAATCACCGAAGGCACCAAAATGGGCGAGAAATCGGAGGAAAAGGCCCTCTTGGGTAAGATTGTCATCAGCAAGGACCTGATCCAGATCTTCGGTACCGATAATTCGAAGGCGGAACACGAAATGAGCTACAAACTGGACACGAAGACCATGCCAGTGACAATCACACTGACGGGCAAGGAAGGTCCGGCCAAAGATACAACGACTGAGGGAATCGTGGAAGTCAGCAGCGATACTCTGAAGCTATGCTATGCCTTCCCGGGCGAGAAGAAGCCGTCCGAATTCGGCTCCAAAAAGGATAGCAAGAACTTCTACTTCATCCTTAAGAAACAAAAAGACAAAAAGTAG
- a CDS encoding serine/threonine protein kinase, which translates to MKRLTRMTTVTKILPGTSDWFAGQVIQSKVADRSLVNSTLESYQKSNPFNDAVKVSEHFVQLGIITSFQAKRILEGESQRLCIGAYTIKDILGTGSLGAVYSAIGRGDKKPYALKILPKRNMWNTKLARKQVDTFEKIPLLEGLVPFVDVGTSHGLHYLAWPKVEGRSLEQIVREFGPLPPEEAARIAVSLAGMLDVCHEHKILHGMVKPSNVFIGEGGTVHLLDFGIGAILAENCEEYESLLDTSSAATAVGRMLECAAPEVVVHSSRWAPTCDQYSLGCTIYFAVTGRFPFPGGNFVDKITAHQSKVPTPISSLIPQTPGLLVQCIERMMEKSPLDRYSRLAMVMSELKDLAVLTPPPRPAPLPIDARTPPPKSSMVIQLPPMEPKLPRGPVEMPLPEPTVKSAGLKKVVGWFVGEISEPVQVSIFCQGNGRAGKHTFIHLVVHNPSEKSAIVSEISKANLPLRIAGNIPLKEIIRRGSKLAFHLHASLGMLDEAKKSFSWEGNAVTQHYSLMLPPDCPPGPLPLKLFVGQNGNVIGQIDFVLPVMAHSDY; encoded by the coding sequence ATGAAGAGGTTAACGCGTATGACTACCGTGACCAAGATCCTGCCAGGGACCAGTGATTGGTTTGCCGGCCAGGTTATCCAGTCGAAAGTTGCGGATCGATCGCTGGTAAATTCCACCTTGGAATCCTACCAGAAGTCGAATCCATTCAATGATGCTGTGAAAGTCTCCGAGCATTTCGTTCAACTGGGGATCATTACGTCTTTTCAGGCCAAACGCATTCTTGAAGGAGAGTCGCAACGCCTGTGTATCGGCGCGTACACCATCAAGGATATTCTGGGTACCGGAAGTCTCGGCGCTGTCTATTCCGCCATCGGACGCGGCGATAAAAAGCCCTATGCGCTGAAGATTCTGCCGAAGCGCAACATGTGGAATACCAAGCTCGCACGTAAGCAGGTAGATACATTCGAAAAAATCCCGTTACTCGAAGGGCTGGTTCCTTTCGTTGACGTGGGAACTTCGCACGGGCTGCATTATCTGGCCTGGCCCAAGGTGGAAGGGCGTTCGCTCGAGCAAATTGTTCGCGAATTCGGCCCGCTGCCTCCGGAAGAAGCGGCCCGCATCGCCGTGAGTCTGGCCGGGATGCTGGATGTCTGCCACGAACATAAGATTTTGCACGGGATGGTGAAACCTTCCAACGTCTTCATCGGCGAAGGGGGAACGGTCCATCTGCTGGATTTCGGGATCGGGGCAATCCTGGCCGAAAACTGCGAGGAATACGAGTCTCTGCTCGATACCAGTTCCGCCGCGACCGCGGTGGGCCGCATGCTCGAGTGTGCGGCTCCGGAAGTCGTGGTCCATTCGTCGCGTTGGGCTCCGACTTGCGATCAGTATAGTCTGGGTTGCACCATCTACTTTGCGGTGACCGGGCGATTCCCTTTCCCCGGCGGCAACTTCGTGGACAAGATTACCGCTCACCAAAGTAAAGTGCCCACGCCCATCAGCAGCTTGATTCCTCAGACGCCGGGCTTGTTGGTGCAATGCATCGAGCGAATGATGGAGAAATCGCCGCTCGATCGCTACTCGCGATTGGCCATGGTAATGTCCGAACTGAAAGATCTCGCGGTATTGACCCCGCCCCCACGGCCTGCACCTCTTCCGATCGATGCCCGCACTCCACCGCCCAAGAGCAGTATGGTCATTCAATTACCCCCTATGGAGCCCAAACTACCGCGCGGGCCTGTAGAAATGCCCTTACCGGAACCGACGGTGAAATCGGCGGGACTGAAAAAAGTGGTCGGCTGGTTCGTGGGAGAAATTTCCGAACCGGTGCAGGTCAGTATTTTCTGCCAGGGGAATGGTCGGGCGGGCAAGCATACTTTCATTCATCTGGTGGTGCACAATCCTTCCGAAAAATCGGCGATTGTTTCGGAAATTTCCAAAGCCAACCTGCCGTTGCGGATAGCGGGCAATATCCCCTTGAAAGAAATTATCCGGCGCGGTTCCAAATTGGCTTTTCATTTGCACGCTTCGCTCGGAATGCTCGATGAAGCCAAGAAATCCTTTTCCTGGGAGGGGAATGCGGTTACCCAGCATTACAGCCTGATGCTGCCGCCCGATTGCCCGCCGGGGCCACTGCCGTTGAAGCTGTTTGTCGGTCAAAATGGTAATGTCATCGGCCAAATTGACTTCGTTTTGCCGGTGATGGCTCATTCCGACTATTAG
- a CDS encoding metallophosphoesterase family protein: MIKIAVTADLHFGTRHTSGYQATLDLYSDLADNTPDILILAGDIGAGEEFERCLSLFQALECQKLVVPGNHDIWVRQGDERGDSFQVYDRYIPELCDRYGFHYLDHAPYLFSHEGLAIIGSMNWYDGSWGAEQLRLRVPDWQERLSSKRFSRGMHNDANFIRWDFTDQTFCEWIVRRFEGQLNRALDAGYQSLVVTHHPPLQELMYPTAEPRTLDELLWPAFSGNLQLEELSKKNLSSIPFVFCGHTHYARKCQLESLQGINVGGDYHFKRLVRLNWPTGELSEQTFGDAALNKKRPGRSHSPKSQVPLENR; the protein is encoded by the coding sequence ATGATCAAGATCGCAGTGACTGCGGATTTACATTTTGGTACGCGGCATACCTCGGGGTATCAGGCGACACTCGATCTCTATTCAGATCTGGCCGATAACACCCCCGATATTCTGATTCTGGCCGGAGATATCGGTGCGGGAGAAGAATTCGAACGCTGCCTGTCGCTATTCCAGGCTCTGGAATGTCAAAAGCTCGTCGTACCCGGAAATCACGATATCTGGGTGCGCCAGGGCGATGAGCGGGGCGATTCATTTCAGGTCTACGATCGCTATATTCCCGAACTGTGCGATCGCTACGGCTTTCATTACCTGGATCATGCACCTTATCTATTTTCCCACGAAGGCCTCGCAATCATCGGCTCGATGAACTGGTACGATGGCAGCTGGGGAGCGGAGCAATTGCGGTTACGCGTGCCCGACTGGCAGGAACGCCTGTCGAGCAAGCGCTTCAGCCGCGGCATGCATAACGACGCCAACTTCATCCGCTGGGACTTTACCGATCAAACGTTCTGCGAGTGGATTGTCCGTCGCTTTGAAGGCCAGTTGAACCGCGCACTCGATGCCGGGTATCAGAGTCTGGTGGTCACCCATCATCCGCCGCTTCAGGAACTGATGTATCCCACCGCGGAGCCGCGCACCTTGGATGAACTCCTCTGGCCGGCGTTTTCGGGGAACCTCCAGCTGGAAGAGCTGAGCAAGAAGAATCTATCCTCGATTCCCTTCGTGTTCTGCGGGCACACCCACTATGCCCGGAAGTGCCAGCTGGAATCTTTGCAGGGAATTAACGTCGGGGGCGACTATCACTTCAAAAGGCTGGTTCGGTTGAATTGGCCGACGGGCGAACTATCGGAACAGACCTTCGGAGATGCCGCCCTGAATAAAAAAAGACCTGGACGATCGCACTCGCCCAAGTCTCAAGTCCCTCTCGAAAATCGCTGA
- a CDS encoding phytoene desaturase family protein — translation MAETLKVAIVGGGLGGLASACVLAARGHKVTLFEKNEWFGGKAAVLEEKGFRFDMGPTILTIPEVLRRIFGEAKKKLEDYLDLIHLDPQWRCFFEDQSVLDLEANVPQMMKRLDQYAPGQNVGENYGRFIDFAKRMHAISERFYFWKSIGGIKDMFQFKSSFQPKVLGDVLSMRMGFSVAGTVRKYVPNPNVSQMLDHFTQYVGSAPDMSPAVLCGIAHMQTQDGIWYPRGGTREVPVALTKLGGELGVDYRNKVEITRLTTDSRNKKVTGVVTSTGEKYDFDVVVSNSDTVRTHRELLEDVPAAKKFENRRSYEPACSGVVLYLGLDRRYEQLLHHNFVFSRDPHVEFEQIYREGKPAEDPTAYLCAPAISEPEVAIPGGEALYILVHTPYLRPGHNWTKMLPEYRQVILKKLETCAGMKDIEKHIVYESALTPQSIHDRYRVLNGAIYGLASHGKWAGAFKPANRSPDLEGLYFAGGSAHPGPGMPMALMSGWIAGDVVDQDARMGDPKPIKELSAASL, via the coding sequence ATGGCGGAAACTTTGAAAGTGGCAATCGTCGGCGGCGGCTTAGGGGGGTTGGCCTCAGCCTGCGTACTGGCCGCTCGAGGACATAAAGTCACACTGTTCGAAAAGAACGAATGGTTTGGCGGTAAAGCGGCTGTGCTCGAGGAAAAAGGCTTCCGCTTTGATATGGGCCCGACCATTCTGACCATCCCCGAAGTTCTGCGCCGGATTTTCGGCGAAGCCAAAAAGAAGCTCGAAGATTATCTCGACCTCATTCACCTCGATCCGCAGTGGCGCTGCTTCTTCGAAGATCAAAGCGTTCTCGATCTCGAAGCCAACGTTCCTCAGATGATGAAGCGTCTCGACCAGTACGCTCCCGGGCAGAACGTCGGCGAAAACTACGGTCGCTTCATCGACTTTGCCAAGCGGATGCACGCCATCTCCGAAAGATTCTACTTCTGGAAATCGATCGGCGGCATTAAGGACATGTTCCAATTCAAGAGCAGCTTCCAGCCCAAAGTGCTCGGCGATGTGCTCTCCATGCGCATGGGATTCTCGGTGGCCGGCACCGTGCGAAAATATGTGCCGAATCCAAATGTTTCCCAGATGCTTGATCACTTTACCCAGTACGTCGGCAGCGCCCCCGATATGTCTCCGGCGGTGCTTTGCGGCATTGCACACATGCAGACCCAGGATGGCATCTGGTATCCGCGAGGCGGCACCCGAGAAGTCCCGGTAGCCTTAACCAAGCTGGGCGGTGAACTGGGGGTCGATTACCGCAACAAAGTGGAGATCACTCGCTTAACAACCGATTCCCGAAATAAAAAAGTGACCGGCGTGGTGACCTCCACCGGTGAGAAGTACGATTTCGACGTCGTCGTCTCGAACTCCGATACGGTTCGCACGCATCGCGAATTACTGGAGGATGTGCCGGCAGCCAAGAAGTTCGAGAACCGCCGCAGTTACGAACCGGCCTGCTCCGGCGTGGTTCTCTATCTCGGTCTGGATAGACGCTACGAACAACTTCTGCACCACAACTTCGTTTTCTCCAGAGATCCCCATGTGGAATTCGAACAGATCTACCGCGAAGGCAAACCCGCGGAAGATCCCACGGCCTATCTCTGTGCTCCGGCGATCTCGGAACCGGAAGTGGCCATCCCGGGCGGTGAAGCGTTATACATCCTGGTCCACACTCCCTATTTGCGGCCCGGACACAACTGGACGAAAATGCTACCGGAGTATCGTCAGGTTATCCTGAAGAAACTCGAAACTTGCGCGGGCATGAAGGACATCGAAAAGCACATCGTTTACGAATCGGCCCTGACGCCGCAAAGCATTCACGATCGCTATCGGGTGCTGAATGGGGCCATCTACGGGTTGGCTAGCCACGGGAAATGGGCGGGAGCTTTCAAACCCGCCAATCGCAGTCCCGATCTGGAAGGTTTGTATTTTGCCGGCGGTTCGGCTCATCCCGGTCCCGGCATGCCGATGGCCCTGATGTCGGGTTGGATCGCCGGAGACGTAGTCGATCAGGACGCTCGGATGGGCGACCCAAAACCGATCAAGGAACTCTCAGCCGCCAGCTTATAA
- the crtI gene encoding phytoene desaturase family protein, producing MSRRKPSVVIIGAGPGGLASALMLAHAGIQVDVVERLPRVGGRCSAIEAEGYRFDVGPTFFLYPLVLERIFQLIGRNLREDIEMIRLDPQYHLIFGSGGDMRCTPKIEPMEAEIAKICEADAGSLKRYLSDNRTKLELFRPALESAFLNWKRLFKWDLMKLLPVLKPWKSLDSELKRYFSDPRVRLAFSFQSKYLGMSPFQCPSLFSILSFLEYEHGVHHPIGGCAAVSEMMETVARSMGVNFHLGEAVERILFEGKKAVGVKTREREIRGDALVINADFAQSMTKLVPNNLRTRWTDEKLEKKRYSCSTFMMYLGIEGLYDRVAHHTIYTSKTYEQNLRDIEFNHVLGEDPSIYVQNAGVTDSTLAPQGHSTLYVLAPVTHKHPNVDWSKELPAFREKVLKQLPKIGITDLEKRIRFEKIITPADWEQGYEVYKGATFNLAHNLKQMLHLRPRNRFEDLDSVYLVGGGTHPGSGLPVIYESARITSRILLNDFELDSTWLDEAKADPRAKLTIS from the coding sequence ATGTCGCGACGCAAACCGAGTGTAGTGATCATCGGCGCTGGTCCGGGCGGACTCGCCTCCGCACTGATGCTGGCTCACGCGGGAATACAAGTCGATGTGGTGGAAAGACTTCCGCGCGTCGGTGGCCGCTGCTCCGCAATCGAAGCGGAAGGCTATCGCTTCGACGTCGGCCCGACCTTCTTCCTCTATCCGCTGGTTCTCGAACGCATTTTTCAGCTGATCGGCCGTAATCTCCGCGAAGATATCGAGATGATCCGTCTCGATCCGCAATACCACCTGATTTTCGGTTCGGGCGGCGACATGCGCTGCACGCCGAAAATCGAACCGATGGAAGCCGAGATCGCCAAAATCTGCGAGGCCGACGCCGGTTCCCTGAAGCGATACTTGAGCGATAATCGCACCAAGCTGGAACTGTTTCGCCCCGCCCTGGAAAGCGCATTTCTGAACTGGAAGCGGCTCTTCAAATGGGACCTGATGAAGCTTTTGCCGGTGCTGAAGCCCTGGAAATCGCTCGATTCCGAGCTCAAGCGATACTTCAGCGACCCGCGCGTCCGGCTGGCGTTTTCTTTCCAGTCGAAGTACCTCGGCATGTCGCCGTTCCAGTGCCCGAGCCTGTTTTCGATTCTGTCGTTCCTCGAATACGAACATGGCGTTCATCACCCTATCGGCGGTTGTGCGGCCGTTTCGGAAATGATGGAAACTGTCGCCCGATCGATGGGTGTGAATTTCCATCTGGGCGAAGCGGTGGAGCGCATTCTCTTCGAAGGCAAAAAAGCCGTGGGCGTTAAAACTCGGGAGCGAGAAATTCGCGGGGATGCTCTGGTCATCAATGCCGATTTCGCCCAGTCCATGACGAAACTCGTTCCGAACAATTTGCGAACTCGCTGGACCGATGAAAAGCTGGAAAAGAAGCGTTACTCCTGTTCCACCTTCATGATGTATCTGGGCATCGAAGGTCTGTACGACCGGGTGGCCCACCACACGATCTATACCTCGAAAACCTACGAGCAGAATCTGCGCGACATCGAGTTCAACCACGTTCTCGGCGAAGATCCTTCCATCTATGTGCAGAACGCGGGGGTCACCGATTCCACCCTCGCTCCCCAAGGGCACAGTACTCTCTATGTCCTGGCCCCGGTCACGCACAAGCATCCCAATGTCGATTGGTCGAAGGAACTCCCCGCTTTCCGCGAGAAAGTGCTGAAGCAATTGCCTAAAATCGGCATCACCGATCTGGAAAAACGCATTCGTTTCGAAAAGATCATCACCCCCGCCGACTGGGAACAGGGCTACGAGGTCTACAAAGGGGCGACTTTTAATCTCGCTCATAACTTGAAGCAGATGCTGCACCTGCGGCCGCGAAATCGCTTCGAAGATCTCGATTCCGTCTATCTCGTCGGTGGTGGAACGCACCCTGGCAGCGGTCTGCCGGTCATTTACGAATCGGCCCGGATCACCAGCCGAATTCTCCTGAATGATTTCGAGCTGGATTCGACCTGGCTGGATGAGGCTAAAGCGGATCCTCGAGCGAAACTGACGATCTCCTGA
- a CDS encoding PIG-L family deacetylase yields the protein MSDSAKPDSYDVLAVAPHPDDLEILCGGTLAKLVKQGYKVGIIDLTSGEPTPRGSLEIRAREAEKAREILNVPMRINLDLPNRILMDEPANRFKLATLFRRYRPQIVIGSAGRTPAASPDHHQGHLLIEAARFYSQLTKWDDQFEGTAPYRVPHLVYAPFPFEAEQRSWQGTFIIDISDTFEQKMQAIQTYESQFDLGRFEKVAHFIRCVNGATGARCGYMYGEQFALPTSVGSTDLFTLVNGSKSLLSANIQPGKDHLPMG from the coding sequence ATGAGCGATTCGGCAAAGCCTGACAGCTACGATGTTCTTGCGGTCGCCCCGCACCCGGACGATCTGGAAATCCTCTGCGGAGGAACGCTGGCAAAACTGGTCAAACAGGGATATAAGGTCGGCATCATCGACCTGACTTCCGGTGAGCCGACGCCGCGCGGTAGCCTGGAGATTCGGGCCCGCGAAGCGGAAAAAGCTCGCGAAATCCTTAACGTGCCGATGCGAATCAATCTGGATCTGCCCAATCGCATCTTGATGGATGAACCGGCCAATCGATTCAAATTGGCTACGTTATTCCGCCGATATCGGCCGCAGATCGTCATCGGATCGGCCGGCCGAACCCCGGCAGCATCGCCCGATCATCATCAGGGACACTTGCTGATCGAAGCAGCGCGCTTTTATTCCCAGTTAACCAAATGGGACGACCAGTTCGAAGGAACCGCACCCTATCGAGTGCCACACCTGGTTTATGCTCCTTTTCCCTTTGAAGCCGAGCAGCGTAGCTGGCAAGGGACGTTCATCATCGATATTTCGGACACCTTCGAACAGAAAATGCAGGCAATTCAAACCTATGAATCGCAGTTCGATCTGGGCCGGTTTGAGAAGGTCGCGCATTTCATCCGCTGTGTCAACGGAGCCACCGGGGCCCGTTGCGGCTACATGTACGGCGAGCAGTTCGCGCTGCCGACTTCGGTAGGCTCCACCGATCTCTTCACACTGGTGAACGGTTCCAAAAGCCTGCTGTCGGCCAATATTCAACCCGGGAAAGATCACTTGCCCATGGGTTGA
- a CDS encoding APC family permease yields MKQDSAEPHQLHRVLGPWMATAIVIGTVIGSGVFKKAQPISQGIPQVGLALCAWVLVGFLTLMGALALAEVAIVHPKAGGNYVFLRESYGRMFGFLWGWVELWFIRAASVAALAWIFAESCSDVIDALFRVSPEPVVGILGKYAITIGVIVLLGALNARGTLLGGRIQVIITAVKVFSLVGIAVIPLILFLIGYQGEGAPKLDRLYPLFPESFSWAQLSGFGAAMVGILWAYDGWMNIAPIAGEVTNPSRNLPRAAVAGVLTLIALYVTVNLAYYLTIPVMDIVNLPKDRMTAGEYAMRIFGSVGLMLASICLMISVLGALNGNQLVGPRLLFAMGQDELVPGILCRIHPRYNTPANAGVTLSVISIVIVLAGSYIKPNGKALFDVITDFSMFGAISFGCLAVGSIFVVRKRFPVATHPLPYRCPGYPLPPVLYIVFMIGVIANMFVTQQNEAVAGVILIAVGGLIYFAIFRNKPVAVQRPA; encoded by the coding sequence ATGAAGCAAGATTCCGCGGAACCGCACCAACTCCATCGAGTACTCGGGCCCTGGATGGCGACGGCCATCGTCATTGGAACCGTCATCGGTTCGGGGGTCTTCAAAAAGGCGCAACCGATCTCTCAGGGCATTCCCCAGGTGGGTTTGGCTCTTTGCGCTTGGGTGCTGGTGGGCTTTCTGACGCTGATGGGGGCGCTGGCCCTGGCCGAAGTCGCCATCGTTCATCCCAAAGCAGGCGGCAATTACGTTTTCCTTCGCGAAAGCTACGGCCGAATGTTCGGCTTCCTCTGGGGCTGGGTCGAACTCTGGTTCATCCGGGCCGCTTCGGTGGCAGCATTGGCCTGGATTTTCGCGGAATCGTGCAGCGATGTCATCGATGCCTTGTTTCGCGTTTCCCCAGAACCGGTGGTCGGCATCCTCGGTAAGTATGCCATCACTATTGGAGTAATCGTTTTACTCGGAGCGCTGAATGCGCGAGGCACGTTATTAGGAGGTCGCATTCAAGTAATCATCACGGCAGTCAAAGTGTTTTCGCTCGTCGGGATCGCGGTGATTCCACTAATATTGTTTCTCATCGGCTACCAGGGCGAAGGAGCTCCCAAGCTGGATCGCTTGTATCCCCTTTTTCCGGAGTCTTTCTCCTGGGCCCAACTCAGCGGCTTTGGGGCGGCCATGGTCGGCATTCTCTGGGCGTACGACGGCTGGATGAATATTGCACCCATTGCCGGGGAAGTCACCAATCCGAGCCGAAATCTGCCGCGGGCCGCGGTGGCGGGCGTGCTGACTCTTATCGCTCTCTACGTCACTGTGAATCTGGCTTACTACCTCACCATTCCTGTCATGGATATTGTGAATCTCCCCAAGGACCGCATGACGGCCGGTGAGTATGCCATGCGAATATTCGGCTCAGTCGGATTGATGCTCGCCTCGATCTGCCTGATGATTTCCGTGCTCGGTGCCTTGAACGGCAACCAACTCGTCGGACCCAGACTGCTCTTTGCCATGGGTCAGGATGAACTGGTGCCGGGGATTTTGTGCCGGATTCATCCGCGCTACAATACTCCAGCCAATGCAGGCGTGACGCTCAGTGTCATTTCGATTGTGATAGTTCTGGCAGGCAGCTACATCAAGCCGAATGGCAAGGCGCTCTTCGATGTGATCACCGATTTTTCGATGTTCGGGGCGATCTCGTTCGGTTGCCTGGCCGTCGGTTCCATCTTCGTGGTACGGAAAAGATTTCCGGTGGCCACGCATCCGTTGCCCTACCGCTGCCCAGGCTATCCGTTACCCCCCGTGCTTTACATCGTGTTTATGATTGGCGTGATCGCGAATATGTTTGTAACGCAGCAAAATGAGGCCGTCGCAGGAGTGATTCTCATCGCGGTGGGCGGGTTGATTTACTTTGCAATATTTCGAAATAAGCCGGTCGCCGTGCAACGACCGGCTTAA